In Deinococcus psychrotolerans, the genomic window TTCAGCGATACGCCTGTCACCGGCAGACCCGTCCAGACGCGCAGGGTGACACTTTCTCCTTGCGGCAAGCCGAGGGCAGCGGTATAAGCGGGAGTGTGGTCGTGGCGGGCAGGAATGGGGCTGAGCATGAATGTTCTCCTGAGGGGCACACCGAACCGCCGCCCCTCCGCGTCGAGTGGGAGGCCGTACCACGCCTTGCCGAGTAGTTGGGGGAACGTAGACTGGGCTAGCGTCGCCTGTGATGTTGCGTTTCGGTTGAGGGCTAAAGGTCACCGCGCTTCAGGCCTCACGCGGACGCCGCTTACCGACCCGCCGAGAAGTACTCCGCGTTCGGCACAAAGCCCAGAGCGCTCGACACGCGGTTGGTCAGGTTGAACATCCCGGTGACTTGCACCAGTTCCATAATTTCGTGGTCGCCGAGACCCACCGCCCGCAAGGCCCCCAAGTCGCTTTCGGTCATCTGGGCCGGCGTCACGGTCAGCTTTTCGGCGTAGGCGCACAGGGCCGCTTCACGCGCACTCAGCGGAGCCTGCCGCCAGTTGACGGCCACCGCGTCGGCTTTGCTTGCCTCCATGCCCGTCAGTCTCAGCGCCGCGCCGTGCGACACCGCGCAGTAAAGGCAGGCGTTGAGACTACTCACGACCACCGCCACCAGTTCTCGCTCCTGCGGCGGCAGGTGGCCTTCCTTATTGAGCAGCAAATTGAAATAACTCCACCACGCCTGAAACTGCTCGCCATTGAGCGCCTGCGCTTTGAACACATTCGGTACGAAGCCCAGATTGCTTTGCGCCTTGCTCCAGAGCTTGGCGACACTTTCGGGCACCTCGGCTTCAGTGGGAACGGGCAGGAAAGAGAAACGGGGCTGCGCTTCACCGGACGTTGGGTCGTGGGTCATGGCTCCAGTCTAGCGATGTGTTGAGAGCGAGGTCGCCGCTCCAACTCCTACGGATTCAAAGTATTCATGCTTGGGCAGGCGTCTACACAGCTCAGCGTCCTGTATTTTTTTGAGAGAGGGCATCTTGTAGGGTGAGGTATGGCGGCACAAGCGCTCTTTACCGACTGGGCCACTCCCCTTCTCTCTGGGCCGCTTTCTTGCCCACTGGCTCCAGCCAAGCCGCCCAAAATCGAGCGCCACGACCTCGCGGCCAAGTTGCACCACACCAACACCGGCCTGCGCCCTGTTGACCGCTACAGCCAGCACAGCGACGGGCTGTTCGTTTCGCGCCGCTTCGTGGCCCACCCGCGCATCCGGGCCTGGCACGCCCACCTGCTGCCCGCACTGGGGCTGCAAATCTGCCGCTACGACTTTTACGGCGTGCGCGAGCACGATTACTACCTCGATCTGGCCACCATCAGCGAGGACGGCGGCGTCTGGACGATGCACGACCACTACCTCGACGTGCTGATCTGGCGCGGAAAACGGGCCGAAGTGGTGGACGAAGACGAGTTTTTGAGCGCGGCGCTCGCGGGCTACTTGCCACAGCAGCAAGCCGAGCGCGTCTGGGAGCAGGCCCGTACCCTGCTCAGCGACCTGGTCCAGCACGGTTTCGAGCTGGGCGCTTATCTGGCGGCTCAGGGAGTAGACCCGCGCTTGGCCGATTTTGGTGAAGTTCCCCTTTGCTCCTAGTTCGCACCTAGACGTCCCCGCTAGAATGCCTGCATGCTCCTGCAAACCCTCACCACCCTCAATTACCGCAACCTCGCGCCCGCCACGCTGCATTTTCCGGCGGGCGTCAGCGCCGTGTGGGGGCCGAACGGAGCGGGCAAAACCAACTTGCTGGAAGCCGTTTATCTGGCCCTGACCGGCCTGAGCGACGTGACCCGCCTCGAACAACTGATCTTGCAGGGCGAGCGCGAGGCCTACGTGCGGGCCGATCTATGGCAGGGCGGCAGCCTCAGCGTCTTGGAAGTCGGGCTGGGACGCGGGCGGCGCACCCTCAAGGCTGACGGCGTGCGGGTGCGCGGGCAGGAGCTCCCACGCGGCAGCGCCGTCTGGATTCGCCCCGAGGACTCGGAACTCGTCTACGGTGCGCCG contains:
- a CDS encoding peroxidase-related enzyme (This protein belongs to a clade of uncharacterized proteins related to peroxidases such as the alkylhydroperoxidase AhpD.), coding for MTHDPTSGEAQPRFSFLPVPTEAEVPESVAKLWSKAQSNLGFVPNVFKAQALNGEQFQAWWSYFNLLLNKEGHLPPQERELVAVVVSSLNACLYCAVSHGAALRLTGMEASKADAVAVNWRQAPLSAREAALCAYAEKLTVTPAQMTESDLGALRAVGLGDHEIMELVQVTGMFNLTNRVSSALGFVPNAEYFSAGR
- a CDS encoding DUF402 domain-containing protein, whose protein sequence is MAAQALFTDWATPLLSGPLSCPLAPAKPPKIERHDLAAKLHHTNTGLRPVDRYSQHSDGLFVSRRFVAHPRIRAWHAHLLPALGLQICRYDFYGVREHDYYLDLATISEDGGVWTMHDHYLDVLIWRGKRAEVVDEDEFLSAALAGYLPQQQAERVWEQARTLLSDLVQHGFELGAYLAAQGVDPRLADFGEVPLCS